The following coding sequences lie in one Mucilaginibacter sp. KACC 22773 genomic window:
- a CDS encoding sensor histidine kinase: protein MFNRIKPALIIEVCIHLLFWALIIYTPIISRPDMRGMPQHFFSPGRIIVFNLVLASEFYLNAFLLIPRVLKKNIWFYFLALLASVAVFNVVLLYARPYFPLPNIKDMEGHAPHGPSFVLFPLLSITAGSFAYHYLADQFRAMNKKKDITNASLLSELAFLRSQISPHFIFNVINSAVALSRINPAAVEPTLIQLSQLLRYMLYVTDAEMVTVQKKEDYLRSYINLQQLRFGDQVKIYFKSDIKAPDKTIEPMLLIPFVENAFKHGTGDIARPDIAVTLFADEETLRFTVQNVYNAAEKQKDNDSGIGLANVKRRLELLYPGKHNLYINKNEQTYIVMLQIELK, encoded by the coding sequence ATGTTTAACCGCATAAAGCCGGCGCTTATTATCGAGGTGTGTATTCACCTGCTGTTTTGGGCGCTTATTATTTATACCCCTATTATCTCGCGGCCAGACATGCGGGGCATGCCTCAACACTTTTTCTCGCCCGGGCGCATTATTGTTTTCAATCTGGTGCTTGCCTCCGAATTTTACCTGAACGCTTTTTTACTCATCCCCAGGGTGTTAAAAAAGAATATCTGGTTTTATTTTTTGGCTTTGCTGGCTTCCGTGGCAGTATTTAATGTGGTGTTGTTGTACGCCAGGCCGTATTTCCCATTACCTAATATCAAAGATATGGAAGGCCATGCACCACATGGGCCTTCATTTGTGCTATTTCCGTTACTATCTATAACTGCCGGAAGTTTTGCCTACCATTACCTTGCAGATCAGTTTAGGGCGATGAATAAAAAGAAGGATATCACCAATGCCTCGCTCCTGTCCGAACTGGCTTTTCTGCGTTCGCAGATCAGTCCGCACTTTATATTTAATGTCATCAATAGTGCTGTGGCGTTATCCAGGATAAATCCTGCGGCAGTTGAACCTACGCTGATACAGTTATCCCAATTATTGCGTTACATGCTGTATGTTACCGATGCCGAAATGGTAACGGTGCAAAAAAAAGAAGATTACCTGCGCAGCTATATCAACCTCCAACAGCTACGCTTTGGCGACCAGGTAAAAATTTACTTTAAATCGGATATAAAAGCGCCTGATAAAACCATCGAGCCCATGCTGCTGATCCCTTTTGTGGAGAATGCCTTTAAACATGGTACCGGCGATATTGCCAGGCCCGATATTGCGGTTACGCTTTTTGCCGATGAAGAAACACTGCGGTTTACGGTACAAAACGTGTATAACGCGGCCGAAAAGCAAAAGGATAATGATAGCGGAATCGGTTTAGCCAACGTAAAACGACGACTGGAACTGCTTTACCCCGGTAAACACAACTTATACATCAATAAAAACGAGCAAACCTACATTGTGATGCTGCAAATTGAACTTAAATGA
- a CDS encoding TonB-dependent receptor has translation MKRFSLLLFTIVALGHSATQAQQTQKKLKDIIVNHFFLCTLDQMLDTISTTYRIRIVYDKNQLEGMDVVEHFFEEPLKNIIKQVCQEHDLKYWIESTGTIYILKNTDDLARLKKLNQLSLQAANAKIKRKKTDDDDPDIAPKIAPKHFMFSINGRVIDQLTGESLPSASVKIRNSDLTAMSNSDGYFTFLRVPSDTCVVEVSYSGYQTDYFRLSSDKINNTLICGLYTSLNTLNEVNITGKKSGVMNTDSRQVGVLQLSPANLDKLPTMGDKDILRAFQLMPGVSGTNESSSGAYVRGGTPDQNLVLLDGFTVYQVDHLYGFFSAFNASAVKDVQLYKGGFTSKYGGRLSSVTEINGKEGNKNETNMGVDLSLLSASGFLETPLSKNETLLLSIRRSYQGPFYNKIFNQFNQTTTSQGGGFGGGGFGGRGGGGFANQVTPASYFYDANAKYTYTISDKDKLSVSYYSGTDKTDNSRTLGLPPGLSGSGSGIGITDYTKYGNLGSSVKWFRQWGKKLYSNNYITYSSYFNNRERASSGGSLLDSNGIAHTFSNNTVETNHLKDVGYKSEWEWQAGETYKLLFGGFVNYKKIDYEYTQNDTGKLINQHNNAMLEGVYAELSIDPNNNFHIQPGLRASYYGPTGKPYFEPRLSASYNLNDHFTVKGATGQFYQFENQVIRQDILAGDRNFWVLSNGSNIPVGMARHYIGGLSYENDEFLISVESYYKTLTGLTQYTVKQTQTGGGGFRMAAPQTQTVTEDFYTGTGRDAGVELLIQKKLGNYTGWVSYTLAKAQNKFAAFGDYYYDANQDVRHEFKSINMYHYNRFNFAATFLFSTGRPYTAPLSTYTIQTADGNSKTYLNISDKNGERLPAYHRLDMSVSYDLLKIDGHKVGSIGLSFFNVYNHTNTWYKEYQVQNNQVITTNVNYLGFTPNLTLSLRWK, from the coding sequence ATGAAGAGATTTTCCTTATTGTTATTTACCATCGTAGCTTTAGGCCATTCGGCCACACAGGCACAGCAAACACAAAAAAAGCTGAAAGACATTATCGTCAACCACTTTTTTTTGTGCACGCTTGATCAAATGCTTGATACCATATCAACCACCTACCGAATCCGTATTGTGTATGATAAAAACCAACTTGAAGGTATGGATGTGGTTGAGCATTTTTTTGAAGAGCCTTTAAAAAACATTATCAAACAGGTTTGCCAGGAACACGATTTGAAGTACTGGATTGAATCTACCGGCACTATTTACATCCTCAAAAACACCGACGACCTGGCCCGGTTGAAAAAACTAAACCAACTTTCGTTGCAGGCTGCAAATGCCAAAATAAAACGTAAAAAGACCGATGATGACGACCCGGACATAGCGCCAAAGATAGCCCCCAAGCATTTTATGTTCAGCATAAACGGGCGGGTGATCGATCAGCTAACCGGCGAATCACTTCCATCTGCTTCGGTGAAGATCCGGAACTCCGACCTCACGGCAATGAGTAATTCTGATGGTTACTTTACTTTTTTACGGGTACCCTCAGATACCTGTGTTGTCGAGGTATCCTATTCGGGCTACCAAACAGACTATTTCAGGCTTAGCAGCGATAAAATCAACAATACGCTTATTTGCGGGCTGTACACATCGCTAAACACCTTAAATGAAGTTAATATTACCGGCAAAAAAAGCGGAGTTATGAACACTGATAGCAGGCAGGTGGGCGTGCTCCAGCTTTCGCCGGCAAATTTAGATAAGCTGCCAACCATGGGCGACAAGGATATTCTGCGTGCCTTCCAGCTGATGCCGGGCGTGAGCGGCACAAACGAATCATCATCCGGGGCCTATGTGCGCGGCGGTACGCCCGATCAAAACCTGGTTTTGCTGGATGGCTTTACAGTTTACCAGGTTGATCACTTATACGGCTTTTTTAGCGCCTTCAACGCCAGTGCAGTTAAGGATGTGCAGCTTTATAAAGGCGGCTTTACATCCAAATACGGCGGCAGGCTATCAAGCGTTACCGAAATTAACGGCAAAGAAGGCAATAAAAACGAAACCAATATGGGTGTCGACCTGAGCTTATTGAGCGCGAGCGGCTTCCTGGAGACACCGCTTTCCAAAAATGAAACACTGTTGCTTTCCATCAGGCGGTCATACCAGGGGCCTTTTTATAACAAGATATTTAACCAGTTTAACCAGACAACAACATCGCAGGGCGGTGGTTTTGGCGGCGGCGGTTTTGGCGGCCGTGGTGGTGGCGGCTTTGCCAACCAGGTAACCCCAGCCTCGTATTTTTACGATGCCAACGCCAAATACACATATACCATCAGCGATAAGGATAAACTTTCGGTAAGCTATTACTCTGGAACCGATAAAACCGATAACAGCCGTACCCTTGGCTTGCCTCCGGGCCTTTCAGGATCGGGCAGCGGAATTGGTATTACCGATTACACCAAATACGGCAACTTGGGCAGCAGTGTAAAATGGTTCAGGCAGTGGGGTAAAAAACTGTACTCCAACAATTACATTACCTACTCCTCGTATTTCAACAACCGGGAACGCGCCAGTTCGGGCGGCTCATTGCTGGATAGCAATGGTATTGCCCACACCTTTAGCAATAACACCGTAGAAACCAATCACCTTAAAGATGTTGGCTATAAATCTGAATGGGAATGGCAAGCCGGCGAAACCTACAAGCTGCTTTTTGGAGGCTTTGTTAACTATAAAAAAATTGATTACGAATACACCCAAAACGATACCGGCAAACTGATTAACCAACATAACAACGCCATGCTGGAAGGTGTTTATGCCGAGCTTTCTATCGATCCAAATAATAATTTTCATATCCAGCCGGGCTTACGGGCCAGCTATTACGGCCCAACTGGTAAACCATATTTTGAACCTCGCCTATCGGCCAGTTATAATTTAAATGATCATTTCACAGTAAAGGGTGCTACCGGGCAGTTTTACCAATTTGAAAATCAAGTTATCCGCCAGGATATATTGGCCGGTGATCGTAACTTTTGGGTGTTATCCAACGGTAGCAATATCCCGGTTGGTATGGCCAGGCATTATATAGGCGGCCTTAGCTATGAAAATGATGAGTTTTTGATTAGTGTAGAAAGCTATTACAAAACTTTAACCGGGCTTACGCAATACACGGTGAAACAAACCCAAACAGGCGGCGGTGGCTTCCGGATGGCCGCGCCGCAAACACAAACTGTTACTGAAGATTTTTATACAGGTACCGGTCGTGATGCCGGTGTTGAACTGCTGATACAAAAAAAACTGGGCAACTACACCGGCTGGGTAAGTTATACACTTGCCAAAGCCCAGAATAAATTTGCCGCCTTCGGCGATTATTATTACGACGCCAACCAGGATGTAAGGCATGAGTTTAAATCCATCAATATGTACCATTACAACAGGTTTAACTTTGCAGCAACATTCCTGTTCAGTACCGGCAGGCCGTATACTGCCCCCCTATCAACTTACACCATTCAAACAGCCGATGGCAACAGTAAAACTTACCTGAACATCAGCGACAAAAACGGCGAACGCCTGCCTGCATACCACCGTTTGGATATGTCGGTATCATATGATCTGCTGAAGATTGATGGTCACAAAGTAGGTTCGATAGGCCTGTCGTTCTTCAACGTTTACAACCATACCAATACCTGGTATAAAGAGTACCAGGTGCAAAACAACCAGGTGATAACCACCAATGTAAATTACCTGGGCTTTACCCCCAACCTAACACTCAGCTTAAGATGGAAATAA
- a CDS encoding VCBS repeat-containing protein gives MIKPLLIKFKPALILLFFFAAGCSRKQGGPTLFKLLDASQTGIDFKNTLSPSDSINILNHPYLYNGAGVGIGDFNNDGLPDVYFAGNMVANKLFLNKGDLKFTDITNAAGVDGEGKWSAGVSVVDINNDGKMDIYVCASFKSNPEQRRNMLYINQGNNKDGIPTFKDEAKAYRLDDDGYSTQAIFFDYDHDGDLDMYLLTNFLGKTTPVAYRPKLTDGSAENNDRLYHNNGNGTFSNVTKEAGILIEGFGNSVSVTDINNDGWPDIYVGNDFISNDVLYINNKNGTFTNRAGDYFKHTGWSVMGSDMVDINNDGLPDLVSLEMLPEENVRKKTMLMGDNYITYINNKKFNYEHQYIRNVLQLNQGQTPLGHTQFSDIAYMAGIYQTDWSWTPLVADFDNDGYRDMVITNGYPRDVTDLDHALYSNDQGRTVKENRTLAAADSFPVVKTASYAFKNQGGYMFADQSKNWGIVKPTFSTGGVYADLDNDGDLDLVINNIDDDAFIYENTLNSKTQVDKTHHYLTVKLTGDSKNLGGIGATMRIYYQGKQQFYDQQPCRGYMSTDDAKAHFGIGTANEIDSLRIRWADGKTELVKNIKANQTITLQYKNGSGSYSPQLHLESAPVFQSAANQLGIKYVHQEKDAIDYNIQPTLPHKLSQYGPSIAVGDVDNNGYDDFYVGGAAGNKGVFFMQGADGKFTMDNNRFLNDSFKEEEDMGALLFDANGDGFLDLYVVSGSYEFPKDHTTAQDRLYINNGKGQFTKSFGAVPVEYDNGSCVRAADFDHDGDLDLFVGGRSVSGAYPSSPVSHIFRNDGGKFTDVTAQLCPELARGGMITDALWSDFDNDGLVDLVVVGEWMPVTFYKNTGNGFTKIKTGIDNHVGWWNSIVAGDFNNDGQVDYVAGNLGQNSNYKATFEQPMTIMGKDLDGNGSFDAMIFCYMKAEDGLQKPFPMHTRDDLISQLISIRKKYPSYKGFGKATMDDLWSDKDKENAVIMKASDMNTSFIANKGNGKFAISPMPLAAQMAPVYGMVAKDIDQDGNLDLVMAGNDFGMEPFTGRHDAFMGLYLKGNGKGGFAPLSVAKSGLFINGDAKGLATVQSAKGGDVLVATQNQDSLKVYRQTGIGIQPKKYIKLKADDFYADIIYKNGGKKRVEFYYGSTYLSQSSRNLQVGADVARITITSYSGKKRMMND, from the coding sequence ATGATAAAACCTTTACTCATTAAGTTTAAACCCGCGCTTATACTATTGTTTTTTTTTGCAGCCGGCTGCTCGCGCAAACAGGGCGGTCCTACCCTTTTTAAACTATTAGACGCATCACAAACCGGCATCGATTTTAAAAACACACTGAGCCCAAGCGATAGTATAAACATTCTTAACCATCCTTACTTGTACAACGGTGCCGGCGTGGGCATAGGCGATTTTAATAACGATGGCCTGCCCGACGTATACTTCGCAGGCAACATGGTGGCCAATAAGCTATTCCTTAACAAAGGCGACTTGAAATTTACCGATATAACCAATGCTGCCGGCGTTGATGGCGAAGGCAAATGGAGCGCGGGGGTATCCGTTGTTGATATTAATAACGATGGCAAAATGGATATTTACGTTTGTGCGTCGTTTAAATCAAATCCCGAACAGCGCCGTAACATGCTGTACATTAACCAGGGCAATAATAAAGATGGTATACCCACTTTTAAAGACGAAGCAAAGGCCTACCGACTGGACGATGATGGCTACAGCACGCAAGCGATATTTTTTGATTACGACCATGATGGCGACCTGGATATGTACCTGCTGACAAACTTTTTAGGCAAAACCACCCCTGTAGCTTATCGTCCTAAACTGACCGATGGCAGCGCTGAAAATAACGACCGCCTTTACCACAACAACGGTAACGGCACATTTAGCAATGTTACTAAAGAGGCAGGCATTTTAATTGAGGGCTTTGGCAACTCGGTATCGGTAACAGATATTAACAACGACGGCTGGCCTGATATTTATGTAGGCAATGACTTTATATCAAACGATGTGCTATACATCAACAATAAAAACGGGACGTTTACCAATCGCGCGGGCGACTATTTTAAACATACCGGCTGGTCGGTAATGGGCTCGGATATGGTAGACATCAACAACGACGGCCTGCCCGACCTGGTGTCGTTAGAGATGCTGCCCGAAGAAAATGTGCGCAAAAAAACCATGCTGATGGGCGATAACTACATTACCTACATCAATAACAAAAAATTCAATTACGAGCATCAGTATATCCGTAACGTATTGCAATTAAACCAGGGACAAACGCCGCTGGGGCACACCCAGTTTAGCGATATAGCCTACATGGCCGGCATTTATCAAACCGATTGGAGCTGGACACCGTTAGTGGCCGATTTTGATAATGACGGTTACCGCGATATGGTGATTACCAACGGCTACCCCCGAGACGTAACCGACCTGGACCATGCCTTGTACAGTAACGACCAGGGTCGCACGGTAAAGGAAAACCGCACGTTGGCCGCAGCCGACTCGTTCCCGGTTGTTAAAACGGCCAGCTATGCTTTTAAAAACCAGGGCGGCTATATGTTTGCCGACCAGTCGAAAAACTGGGGTATTGTTAAACCAACTTTTTCAACCGGCGGCGTTTATGCCGACCTTGATAACGATGGCGACCTTGACCTGGTAATCAACAATATTGATGACGATGCCTTCATTTACGAAAACACACTAAACAGCAAAACACAGGTAGATAAAACGCACCATTACCTCACCGTTAAGCTAACGGGAGATAGTAAAAACCTTGGCGGCATTGGTGCAACCATGCGTATTTACTACCAGGGCAAACAGCAATTTTACGACCAGCAACCCTGCCGCGGCTATATGAGCACCGATGATGCCAAAGCACATTTCGGTATCGGCACTGCTAATGAAATTGATTCGTTGCGCATCCGCTGGGCAGATGGCAAAACCGAATTGGTAAAAAACATCAAGGCAAATCAAACTATCACCCTGCAATACAAAAACGGTTCAGGCAGTTACAGCCCCCAGCTTCATTTGGAGAGTGCACCGGTATTCCAATCAGCAGCAAACCAATTGGGTATCAAATATGTGCACCAGGAAAAAGATGCCATTGATTATAACATCCAACCAACCCTACCGCATAAACTAAGCCAGTATGGGCCATCTATAGCTGTAGGTGATGTAGATAACAACGGCTACGACGATTTTTATGTTGGCGGGGCTGCAGGCAATAAAGGCGTGTTTTTTATGCAGGGTGCCGACGGTAAGTTTACCATGGACAATAATCGTTTTTTAAACGATAGTTTCAAGGAGGAAGAAGATATGGGCGCGCTGTTGTTTGATGCCAATGGCGACGGTTTCCTTGATTTATATGTGGTTAGCGGCAGCTACGAGTTCCCGAAAGACCATACTACCGCGCAGGACCGGCTATATATCAACAATGGCAAGGGCCAGTTTACCAAAAGCTTTGGCGCAGTGCCGGTTGAGTACGATAATGGCTCGTGCGTACGGGCCGCCGATTTTGACCACGATGGCGACCTTGACTTGTTTGTGGGTGGACGATCTGTTTCGGGCGCTTACCCATCATCGCCGGTGAGCCATATTTTCAGAAACGATGGCGGCAAATTTACCGACGTAACCGCACAGCTTTGTCCTGAACTGGCACGCGGCGGGATGATTACCGATGCGCTATGGTCTGATTTTGATAACGACGGGCTTGTTGACCTGGTTGTTGTGGGCGAATGGATGCCGGTAACCTTTTACAAAAATACCGGTAATGGTTTTACCAAAATAAAAACGGGAATTGACAACCACGTTGGCTGGTGGAACAGCATTGTTGCCGGTGATTTTAATAACGATGGTCAGGTGGATTATGTAGCCGGCAACCTGGGGCAAAACTCAAATTACAAAGCAACTTTTGAACAACCAATGACCATTATGGGTAAAGACCTTGATGGCAACGGATCATTTGATGCTATGATATTTTGCTACATGAAGGCCGAGGACGGTTTGCAAAAGCCCTTCCCGATGCACACCCGCGACGATTTGATAAGCCAGCTGATATCTATCCGTAAAAAATACCCAAGCTACAAGGGCTTCGGCAAAGCTACTATGGACGATTTATGGAGCGACAAAGACAAAGAAAACGCAGTGATCATGAAAGCCAGTGATATGAACACCAGTTTTATTGCCAATAAAGGAAACGGCAAGTTTGCAATAAGCCCTATGCCATTAGCCGCACAAATGGCACCCGTATACGGTATGGTTGCTAAAGACATTGACCAGGACGGCAACCTGGATCTGGTAATGGCGGGTAATGATTTTGGCATGGAGCCGTTTACCGGGCGGCATGATGCCTTTATGGGCTTGTACTTGAAAGGTAATGGCAAAGGCGGCTTCGCTCCCCTATCTGTAGCTAAAAGCGGCCTGTTTATTAACGGCGATGCCAAGGGATTGGCCACCGTACAATCTGCTAAAGGAGGTGATGTTTTAGTTGCCACACAAAACCAGGATAGCCTAAAGGTTTACAGGCAAACCGGCATAGGCATTCAACCTAAAAAGTACATCAAACTAAAAGCCGATGATTTTTATGCAGATATCATCTATAAAAACGGCGGCAAGAAAAGGGTGGAGTTTTACTATGGCTCAACCTACCTGTCACAGTCATCGCGTAATTTGCAGGTCGGCGCCGATGTGGCGAGGATTACGATAACCAGTTATAGCGGCAAAAAAAGGATGATGAATGACTAA
- a CDS encoding DUF4249 family protein — protein MEIKTYTRYIALSLIGSLILLASCKKNQSDILATNKPVVESYLIPGRVLSIKVYQQKALTDTTTYGAALTGLSISVSDGSKSVKLTESASGTYTYADQSFITTGKTYTMQFTYAGVAVSATTIMPGKPADFTLSDSIFHVPSTINPLYADVARATIKWSNPDSLYHLLVFKNLDNDPYYISYIRSDNKPSFQINAERASYYNLVQSSFNYYGHYKVILMRVNQEYINILTTNITRDSQALLNEPTNVTNGLGIFTAMQTDTLSLRVTTQ, from the coding sequence ATGGAAATAAAAACATATACACGCTATATCGCATTGAGCTTAATAGGCAGTTTAATACTGCTGGCATCGTGTAAAAAAAATCAGTCGGATATACTGGCTACCAATAAACCGGTGGTAGAATCATACCTTATCCCCGGCCGGGTATTAAGTATCAAAGTTTACCAGCAAAAGGCCCTTACCGATACTACAACTTACGGCGCGGCACTTACAGGTTTAAGCATCAGCGTATCTGATGGCAGCAAAAGCGTCAAGCTAACCGAAAGCGCAAGCGGCACGTATACCTATGCCGATCAATCGTTTATCACCACGGGTAAAACGTATACCATGCAGTTTACCTATGCCGGTGTAGCAGTCAGCGCTACTACTATTATGCCGGGCAAACCTGCAGATTTTACCCTGTCGGATAGTATATTTCATGTTCCGAGCACTATCAACCCCTTATATGCCGATGTGGCAAGAGCCACTATTAAGTGGAGCAACCCCGATTCGCTGTACCACCTGTTGGTGTTCAAAAACCTTGATAACGACCCCTATTATATATCTTACATCCGCAGTGATAATAAGCCCAGCTTCCAGATTAACGCGGAGCGCGCATCTTATTACAACCTGGTACAATCGTCATTTAACTATTACGGCCATTATAAAGTGATATTAATGCGGGTAAACCAGGAATACATCAATATACTGACAACCAATATCACCCGCGATTCACAGGCTTTGCTCAACGAGCCCACCAACGTTACCAACGGCCTGGGCATTTTTACGGCGATGCAAACAGATACCTTGAGTTTAAGGGTGACAACGCAATAG
- a CDS encoding LytR/AlgR family response regulator transcription factor, with the protein MMRCLIIDDEPLALDLLEDNLKHVHSIQIAARCRNAGEAILAMQKEQIDLIFCDIYMPGINGLQLIKSLTQRPMVIFVTAYEKFALEGFELDVIDYLVKPVPLDRFLKACHKAIDLFELRRSYVPQPVVKNYFFLHADYNLIKISFDQVEYIEGLKDYVKVHFTNQQKPVLSRISLKAVELQLPAEQFFRVHKSFVVNLQHVSQLRRARIKLINTEVPLSDSYREVINKMIGKV; encoded by the coding sequence ATGATGAGATGCCTGATTATTGACGACGAACCGCTGGCCCTTGACCTGCTGGAAGATAACCTGAAACACGTACATAGTATACAAATAGCCGCACGCTGCCGCAATGCCGGCGAGGCTATCCTGGCCATGCAGAAGGAGCAGATCGACCTGATATTTTGCGATATCTATATGCCCGGCATCAATGGTTTACAGCTTATTAAAAGCCTTACCCAGCGCCCCATGGTAATATTTGTAACGGCTTATGAAAAATTTGCACTGGAAGGTTTTGAACTGGATGTAATTGATTACCTGGTAAAACCGGTACCGCTGGATAGGTTTTTAAAAGCCTGCCACAAAGCTATCGACCTGTTTGAACTTCGCCGGAGTTATGTACCCCAGCCTGTGGTAAAAAATTATTTCTTTTTGCATGCCGATTATAACCTCATCAAAATAAGTTTCGACCAGGTGGAATATATTGAGGGGCTAAAAGACTATGTAAAAGTACATTTCACCAATCAGCAAAAACCGGTTTTGTCCCGCATCAGCCTTAAAGCTGTGGAACTGCAATTGCCGGCCGAACAGTTTTTCCGTGTGCATAAATCATTCGTAGTAAACCTGCAGCACGTATCCCAGCTTCGCAGAGCCCGCATCAAACTCATCAACACCGAAGTGCCCCTAAGCGACAGCTACAGGGAGGTGATTAATAAAATGATTGGGAAGGTGTGA
- a CDS encoding vanadium-dependent haloperoxidase, with protein MNKLYFTVFAVTLLFGCSKNSGWKKSAENPNYIHRSVREVSEVMLHDIYSPPVASRIYAYITIAGYEAARNGDTKYLSLAGQVKGLDSIPEPEAGKTYCYNLAAAHAILTVGKILVMSEGRIEAFHSGLMDEFKNTGMPDEVYQNSIAYGKLIADRIIKWAGKDNYKHTRSLSKYDVQTDDATWKPTPPAYMKGVEPHWNEIRPFLLDSAQQFKPAKAVDFSKEPTSYFYKLAVAVREAGQHLTPEQSTIATYWDDNPFKVNTNGHTMFATKKISPGGHWINIAGLVCRQAKVDYVRSAETYSCLAVVIADSFINCWDEKYKSKVIRPETYINQYIDQNWMPLLQTPPFPEYTSGHSVVSNASAVMLGKLFGDNFAFTDSTEVEFSIPARKFESFKAAADEAAISRFYGGIHYMPSIVNGIDEGRRIGNFAINKLKTHE; from the coding sequence ATGAATAAACTTTACTTTACTGTTTTTGCCGTTACCTTGTTATTTGGCTGTAGTAAAAATAGCGGGTGGAAAAAATCAGCCGAAAACCCCAATTACATCCATCGATCTGTACGCGAGGTTAGCGAGGTAATGCTGCATGATATTTATTCGCCGCCGGTGGCAAGCCGTATTTACGCTTATATTACCATTGCAGGGTACGAGGCCGCGCGTAACGGCGATACAAAATATCTGTCGCTTGCTGGCCAGGTAAAAGGTTTGGATTCAATCCCCGAACCGGAAGCCGGCAAAACATATTGCTACAATTTAGCTGCCGCGCATGCCATTTTAACGGTTGGGAAAATACTGGTCATGTCTGAAGGCCGGATAGAGGCTTTCCACAGCGGGTTGATGGATGAATTTAAAAATACCGGCATGCCCGATGAAGTATACCAAAACTCGATAGCTTATGGAAAGTTGATTGCCGACCGGATTATTAAATGGGCGGGCAAGGATAATTATAAGCATACCCGTTCGTTATCAAAATACGATGTGCAAACAGACGATGCCACCTGGAAGCCGACACCACCGGCCTATATGAAAGGGGTGGAGCCGCACTGGAACGAAATACGTCCATTTTTACTGGATTCGGCACAACAGTTTAAGCCTGCAAAAGCGGTGGATTTTTCGAAGGAACCCACCAGTTATTTCTATAAACTGGCTGTTGCTGTAAGGGAGGCCGGCCAGCATTTAACACCCGAGCAAAGCACCATAGCCACATATTGGGACGATAACCCGTTTAAAGTTAATACCAATGGTCATACCATGTTTGCTACCAAAAAAATATCGCCAGGAGGCCATTGGATCAACATTGCCGGGTTGGTTTGCCGCCAGGCAAAAGTCGACTACGTCCGTTCGGCTGAAACCTATTCCTGCCTGGCTGTTGTAATTGCCGATAGCTTTATTAATTGCTGGGACGAAAAATACAAAAGCAAAGTTATTCGCCCCGAAACCTATATTAACCAATACATTGATCAAAACTGGATGCCTTTGCTGCAAACCCCACCATTCCCCGAGTATACCAGCGGGCATAGCGTAGTTTCAAATGCATCGGCAGTTATGCTTGGCAAGTTGTTTGGCGATAATTTTGCTTTTACCGACTCCACCGAGGTGGAGTTTAGCATCCCGGCGCGGAAGTTCGAATCATTTAAAGCGGCCGCCGATGAGGCAGCTATCAGCCGGTTTTACGGCGGTATTCATTATATGCCATCCATTGTAAATGGCATTGACGAAGGGAGACGTATCGGAAACTTCGCGATCAACAAGCTAAAGACACATGAGTAG